One genomic segment of Carbonactinospora thermoautotrophica includes these proteins:
- a CDS encoding Asp23/Gls24 family envelope stress response protein codes for MTGNPEPAGFGELADRIAQAARDCSGVADLAAGPSGNAGTYLPGRIVRGVVLRDTEVEIHVVARYGPPLPEVAAQVQRAVAPLVPGGAVHVAIDDIVDDTVDDTVDDTATPEPSPRADPG; via the coding sequence ATGACCGGCAACCCGGAACCGGCCGGGTTCGGCGAGCTGGCGGACCGGATCGCGCAGGCCGCGCGCGACTGCTCCGGCGTGGCGGATCTGGCCGCGGGTCCGTCCGGGAACGCGGGGACCTACCTGCCTGGCCGGATCGTGCGCGGGGTGGTGCTGCGGGACACCGAGGTCGAGATCCACGTGGTCGCCCGGTACGGCCCCCCGTTGCCGGAGGTCGCGGCGCAGGTCCAGCGTGCGGTGGCGCCGCTGGTCCCTGGAGGAGCGGTGCACGTTGCCATCGACGACATCGTCGACGACACCGTTGACGACACCGTTGACGACACCGCCACGCCCGAGCCGTCCCCCAGGGCCGACCCAGGGTGA
- a CDS encoding Asp23/Gls24 family envelope stress response protein, translated as MTSPDLPAVRQLPPPEQRGQTTIADRVVARLAAQAAAEVEQAGGAAPRLMGVTRRRAGAGTPRASARVDGRLATIGIRLSLAYPAPVRALTREVRRHIAERVTALTDLQVRQVDIEVTHLLHGQRRRTR; from the coding sequence ATGACCAGCCCGGACTTACCGGCCGTGCGGCAGTTGCCCCCTCCTGAACAACGCGGCCAGACCACGATCGCCGACCGGGTGGTGGCGCGGCTGGCCGCCCAAGCCGCCGCGGAGGTCGAGCAGGCGGGCGGGGCGGCGCCGCGACTGATGGGGGTCACGCGGCGCCGGGCTGGGGCAGGGACGCCGCGCGCCTCGGCCCGGGTCGACGGCCGGCTGGCCACGATCGGGATCCGGCTGTCACTCGCCTATCCCGCACCGGTACGTGCCCTCACCCGTGAGGTGCGCCGCCACATCGCCGAGCGGGTCACCGCCCTGACCGACCTGCAGGTGCGGCAGGTGGACATCGAGGTCACCCACCTGCTGCACGGCCAGCGGAGGAGGACCCGATGA
- a CDS encoding DUF6286 domain-containing protein: MTVGRDAQPPSLGAEPARPVPAQAQAKPRRSAVRRARRVFRPRRSVAAGMVAGALAVAGILVAVQAISAAFGNPVWRTPGLTGTLQNTRWNDPAALTAAAAVALIGLVLLLAGLLPGRPHAIPLASGEDSVVIGVTRPGLRHALALAAQHVDGVTRARVRLRPRGVVVRATTRLRDPTGLDQSVHAAVQDRLNELDPLSPMRIKVRIRRRTD; the protein is encoded by the coding sequence ATGACCGTCGGACGGGACGCCCAGCCACCGAGCCTCGGTGCCGAACCGGCCCGGCCCGTTCCGGCACAGGCACAGGCCAAGCCACGGCGCTCCGCGGTGCGCCGGGCCCGCCGGGTGTTCCGGCCACGGCGATCCGTCGCGGCCGGAATGGTGGCGGGCGCGCTGGCGGTGGCCGGGATCCTGGTCGCGGTCCAGGCCATCTCAGCCGCGTTCGGCAACCCGGTGTGGAGGACGCCAGGCCTCACCGGCACTCTGCAGAACACGCGCTGGAACGATCCGGCCGCGCTCACGGCGGCGGCCGCCGTCGCGCTGATCGGGCTGGTTCTCCTGCTCGCCGGTCTGCTTCCCGGCCGGCCGCACGCCATCCCGCTCGCCTCCGGGGAGGACTCGGTCGTCATCGGCGTCACGCGGCCTGGTCTGCGCCACGCGCTCGCCCTGGCCGCGCAGCACGTCGACGGCGTAACCCGGGCACGGGTGAGGCTGCGACCCCGCGGTGTCGTCGTCCGAGCCACCACCCGGCTGCGCGACCCCACCGGCCTCGACCAAAGCGTGCACGCGGCGGTGCAGGACCGGCTGAACGAACTGGACCCGCTGTCGCCGATGCGGATCAAGGTGCGGATACGCCGAAGGACGGACTGA
- a CDS encoding methylmalonyl-CoA mutase family protein encodes MPGRACRQLGALAATVDLEDDDARHDVVVVQAALAGLHDAARAGDNVVGPCVRAVRAYATVGKIVGVLREVHGRWQPATTF; translated from the coding sequence ATGCCGGGCAGGGCGTGCAGGCAGCTGGGCGCCCTGGCGGCGACCGTCGATCTCGAAGACGACGACGCCCGGCATGACGTAGTCGTCGTGCAGGCCGCCCTGGCCGGCCTGCACGACGCCGCCCGGGCGGGGGACAACGTGGTCGGGCCCTGCGTGCGGGCGGTGCGGGCGTACGCCACGGTGGGGAAGATCGTCGGGGTGCTGCGTGAGGTGCACGGTCGCTGGCAGCCGGCCACGACGTTCTGA
- a CDS encoding enoyl-CoA hydratase-related protein has protein sequence MKFTDILYRVEDGGVAVITINRPERMNAFRGRTVDELIRAFKTAWASRDVAAVVLTGAGNQAFCAGGDLKERAETGRYGETEWGTFEIERLHRIIRDIPKPVIAAVNGVAVGGGHVLHVLCDLTVAASHAKFGQTGPKVGSFDAGFGSAYLARVVGEKRARQIWFLLDLFDAETAERWGLVNAVVPLEELLPTALAWGRKIASYSPTALRFLKHSFNADTDHIGGISHLAFDGLELFSKSEEGMEGAHAFVEKRPPDFGRFR, from the coding sequence GTGAAGTTCACCGACATCCTGTACCGCGTCGAGGACGGCGGCGTCGCCGTGATCACCATCAACCGCCCCGAGCGCATGAACGCCTTCCGCGGCCGGACCGTGGACGAGCTGATCCGCGCGTTCAAGACCGCCTGGGCCTCCCGAGACGTCGCCGCGGTCGTCCTCACCGGCGCCGGGAACCAGGCGTTCTGCGCCGGCGGCGACCTCAAGGAACGCGCCGAGACCGGCAGGTACGGCGAGACCGAGTGGGGCACCTTCGAGATCGAACGACTGCACCGCATCATCCGCGACATCCCCAAACCGGTCATCGCCGCCGTCAACGGGGTCGCGGTCGGCGGCGGGCATGTCCTGCACGTGCTGTGCGACCTCACCGTCGCCGCCTCCCACGCCAAGTTCGGACAGACCGGCCCGAAAGTCGGCTCCTTCGACGCCGGATTCGGCTCCGCCTACCTGGCCCGAGTGGTCGGCGAGAAGCGCGCCCGCCAGATCTGGTTCCTCCTCGACCTGTTCGACGCCGAGACCGCCGAGCGCTGGGGCCTGGTCAACGCCGTCGTACCCCTTGAGGAACTGCTCCCCACCGCCCTCGCGTGGGGCCGCAAGATCGCCTCGTACTCCCCCACGGCGCTGCGTTTCCTCAAGCACTCGTTCAACGCCGACACCGACCACATCGGCGGCATCTCCCACCTCGCCTTCGATGGTCTGGAACTGTTCTCCAAGAGCGAGGAGGGCATGGAAGGCGCCCACGCCTTCGTCGAGAAGCGCCCCCCGGACTTCGGCCGGTTCCGCTGA
- a CDS encoding NAD-dependent epimerase/dehydratase family protein, with protein MRVLVAGATGVIGRQLVPLLLEAGHEVVGLARSRTRAEVVERAGARLVVADALDRAALLDAVRAVGPDAVVHLLTAIPAQVNPRRMARDFTLTNRLRTEGIRNLLDAARAVGAQRFVAQSIAFAYDPTGSAVKNEDAPLWRDPPRQFAPVVAAVAELERLTRQAGGPCCGSGTCTAPGRATRPTGRSSG; from the coding sequence GTGCGAGTTCTTGTCGCGGGCGCGACCGGGGTCATCGGACGTCAGCTGGTTCCCCTGCTCCTCGAGGCCGGGCATGAGGTCGTCGGGCTGGCCCGGAGCCGGACACGGGCCGAGGTGGTTGAGCGTGCCGGCGCGCGCCTGGTGGTCGCCGACGCGCTGGACCGCGCGGCGCTCTTGGACGCCGTGCGAGCGGTGGGGCCCGACGCCGTGGTGCACCTGCTGACCGCGATCCCCGCGCAGGTGAACCCCCGCCGCATGGCCCGTGACTTCACCCTGACCAACCGGCTGCGCACCGAAGGAATCCGCAACCTGTTGGACGCGGCCCGCGCGGTTGGCGCACAGCGGTTCGTCGCGCAAAGCATCGCGTTCGCCTACGACCCGACCGGCTCGGCGGTCAAGAACGAGGACGCGCCACTCTGGCGCGACCCGCCCCGGCAGTTCGCGCCCGTGGTCGCCGCGGTCGCCGAGCTGGAACGGCTGACCCGGCAGGCGGGCGGACCGTGCTGCGGTTCGGGCACCTGTACGGCCCCGGGTCGAGCTACGCGGCCGACGGGGCGGTCATCCGGATGA
- a CDS encoding NAD-dependent epimerase/dehydratase family protein: protein MLRFGHLYGPGSSYAADGAVIRMIRTGKMPIVGTGAGVFSFIHARDAATAVEAALRGPAPGVFNIVDDEPTPAHTWLPELTAMLDAPAPRRVPTALARLAVGGFGVAYLTALRGASNARARDQLRWKPRYPSWREGFRAELLHDQA, encoded by the coding sequence GTGCTGCGGTTCGGGCACCTGTACGGCCCCGGGTCGAGCTACGCGGCCGACGGGGCGGTCATCCGGATGATCCGGACCGGCAAAATGCCGATCGTGGGCACCGGCGCGGGCGTGTTCTCCTTCATCCACGCCCGTGACGCCGCCACCGCCGTCGAGGCCGCCCTGCGCGGACCAGCACCCGGGGTGTTCAACATCGTGGACGACGAACCCACCCCAGCGCACACGTGGCTGCCGGAACTCACGGCCATGCTGGACGCTCCGGCCCCGCGCCGGGTCCCGACCGCGCTCGCCCGGCTGGCCGTCGGCGGCTTCGGCGTGGCGTACCTGACCGCCCTGCGCGGCGCCTCCAACGCCCGGGCCCGCGATCAGCTGAGGTGGAAGCCCCGGTACCCGAGCTGGCGGGAGGGCTTCCGCGCTGAACTCCTCCACGACCAGGCCTGA
- a CDS encoding NAD(P)-dependent oxidoreductase, protein MGIEKRAVRSDRGETMPEVPKPTVTVLGTGIMGAAMARTLLRHGLPVRVWNRTRAKAQALAGHGAHVAGSPAEAVTGADAVITMLSDGDAVREAMDVAVPGLRQGQIWAQMSTVGVTATEALARFARRHGLVFVDAPVLGTRQPAERGELVVFAAGPVDARARLEPVFDAVGQRTIWLADSGDTGMASRLKLVVNSWVLALTSGVAEALALARGLGLDPRLFPEVVAGGPLDSPYLQAKAAAILTGDYTPNFAVRSGEKDARLILQAAESAGVRLDLAAACRERFRRAVEQGHGEEDIAATYFASFDE, encoded by the coding sequence ATGGGAATCGAGAAGCGAGCAGTCCGAAGCGATCGAGGTGAGACGATGCCGGAAGTTCCGAAGCCGACGGTGACGGTGCTGGGCACCGGGATCATGGGCGCGGCCATGGCCCGCACCCTGCTCCGCCACGGCCTGCCCGTGCGGGTCTGGAACCGCACCCGGGCGAAGGCACAGGCGTTGGCCGGGCACGGCGCGCACGTCGCGGGCTCCCCCGCCGAGGCGGTGACAGGCGCGGACGCCGTGATCACCATGCTGAGCGACGGGGATGCGGTCAGGGAGGCGATGGACGTGGCCGTCCCCGGGCTGCGACAGGGGCAGATCTGGGCGCAGATGAGCACCGTCGGCGTCACCGCGACCGAGGCGCTGGCCCGATTCGCGCGACGTCACGGCCTGGTCTTCGTGGACGCCCCCGTACTGGGCACCAGGCAGCCGGCTGAGCGGGGGGAACTCGTCGTCTTCGCCGCCGGCCCGGTGGACGCCCGAGCACGCTTGGAACCGGTCTTCGACGCGGTCGGGCAGCGCACGATCTGGCTTGCTGACAGCGGGGACACCGGCATGGCGAGCAGGCTGAAGCTCGTCGTCAACAGTTGGGTGCTCGCGCTGACCAGCGGCGTTGCCGAGGCGTTGGCGCTCGCCCGCGGACTCGGGCTGGACCCGCGGCTGTTTCCCGAGGTCGTCGCGGGCGGGCCGCTGGACAGCCCGTACCTGCAGGCGAAGGCGGCCGCCATCCTCACGGGTGACTACACGCCGAACTTCGCCGTCCGCAGCGGTGAGAAGGACGCGCGGTTGATCCTCCAGGCCGCCGAATCGGCCGGGGTTCGGCTGGACCTGGCCGCCGCGTGCCGTGAGCGCTTCCGGCGGGCTGTCGAGCAGGGCCATGGCGAGGAGGACATCGCCGCCACGTACTTTGCCAGCTTCGACGAATGA
- a CDS encoding Rv2578c family radical SAM protein yields the protein MRWDNLRLTGPDPAVPLIERGAVARTFDTPGFRGITCYEIQARSIINRVPDASHVPFRWTVNPYRGCSHACLYCFARRTHTYLDLDTGHDFDSKIVVKVNAPELLRKELAAPTWRGEPIAMGTNVDCYQRAEGRYRLMRGILAALRDFANPFSILTKGSLILRDLDLLRQAAEVTQVATNVSVGFLDRDLWRAVEPGTPNPAKRLEVCRALNDAGIPCGVLMAPILPYLTDSPRQLDATVQAIAETGAQHVTPIVLHLRPGAREWYLAWLAEHHPDLMPRYLELYRHGAYAPKAYQRRITEQVRALAARYGVGQATPRPARKTPTPAPAPATQLTLL from the coding sequence ATGCGGTGGGACAACCTGCGCCTGACCGGCCCCGACCCGGCGGTGCCACTGATCGAACGCGGGGCGGTGGCCCGGACTTTCGACACGCCCGGGTTCCGGGGCATCACCTGCTACGAGATCCAGGCCCGCTCGATCATCAACCGGGTACCCGACGCCTCGCACGTCCCGTTCCGGTGGACCGTCAACCCCTACCGTGGCTGCTCACACGCTTGTCTCTACTGTTTTGCCCGCAGGACCCACACCTATCTGGACCTCGACACCGGCCACGACTTCGACAGCAAGATCGTCGTCAAGGTCAACGCCCCGGAACTGCTCCGCAAGGAACTCGCCGCGCCCACCTGGCGGGGCGAGCCCATCGCCATGGGCACCAACGTCGACTGCTACCAGCGCGCCGAAGGCCGCTACCGGCTGATGCGCGGCATCCTCGCGGCCCTGCGGGACTTCGCGAACCCGTTCTCGATCCTCACCAAGGGCTCGCTGATCCTGCGCGACCTCGACCTGCTGCGACAGGCCGCCGAGGTGACCCAGGTCGCCACCAACGTGTCCGTCGGGTTCCTCGACCGGGACCTGTGGCGCGCTGTCGAACCCGGCACCCCCAACCCCGCCAAACGCCTGGAGGTCTGCCGCGCCCTCAACGACGCCGGCATCCCCTGCGGGGTGCTCATGGCGCCGATCCTGCCCTACCTCACCGACTCCCCCCGCCAGCTCGACGCCACCGTCCAGGCGATCGCCGAGACCGGCGCCCAGCACGTGACGCCGATCGTGCTGCACCTGCGGCCCGGCGCCCGCGAGTGGTACCTGGCCTGGCTGGCCGAGCACCACCCCGACCTGATGCCACGCTACCTGGAGCTGTACCGCCACGGCGCGTACGCCCCCAAGGCGTACCAGCGGCGGATCACCGAACAGGTCCGCGCGCTCGCCGCCCGGTACGGCGTCGGGCAAGCCACGCCCCGCCCGGCCCGAAAGACCCCCACGCCGGCACCGGCTCCGGCCACGCAGCTCACCCTGCTGTGA
- a CDS encoding DUF3224 domain-containing protein, whose amino-acid sequence MRARAVGGFTVRSWDERPYSEIDGGPKLTRASVVNSFDGDIEGEGTLEYLMVYRDCSSGSFLGLEHLVGRLGGGAGSFVLQHSGTFEGDTVEATWFVVPGSGTGELRGLRGEGGFVAKHGERRTPFTFDYDFELRSAAGLGAVCGVVTAG is encoded by the coding sequence ATGAGGGCACGCGCGGTGGGCGGTTTCACGGTCCGGAGCTGGGATGAAAGGCCCTACAGCGAGATCGACGGGGGACCGAAGCTCACCCGGGCCAGCGTGGTCAACTCCTTCGACGGGGACATCGAAGGGGAGGGCACGCTGGAGTATCTGATGGTCTACCGCGACTGCAGCTCGGGCAGTTTCCTCGGCCTGGAGCACCTGGTCGGCCGGCTCGGGGGCGGTGCGGGGAGCTTCGTGCTCCAGCACAGCGGGACCTTCGAAGGGGACACGGTCGAGGCCACCTGGTTCGTGGTGCCGGGTTCGGGGACCGGGGAGCTGCGCGGTTTGCGGGGCGAGGGTGGCTTTGTCGCCAAGCACGGGGAGCGGCGCACACCCTTCACGTTCGACTACGACTTCGAGTTACGGTCAGCGGCCGGTCTCGGGGCCGTGTGCGGTGTCGTCACAGCAGGGTGA
- a CDS encoding DUF4158 domain-containing protein: protein MAGAVLDNADRTLADRRDHNRLGFAVQLGTVRFSGWPCDPTNMPAEVVNYAATQLQIADPSCLKAYSQWEKTRLEHV, encoded by the coding sequence TTGGCTGGAGCGGTTCTCGATAACGCGGACCGGACGTTGGCCGACCGGCGGGACCACAACCGGTTGGGATTCGCGGTGCAGTTGGGCACCGTGCGGTTCTCGGGGTGGCCTTGCGATCCGACCAACATGCCGGCCGAGGTGGTCAACTACGCGGCCACGCAACTGCAGATCGCCGATCCGTCGTGTCTGAAGGCGTACTCGCAGTGGGAGAAGACACGCCTGGAGCACGTGTGA
- a CDS encoding ATP-binding protein yields the protein MTAKDHRADGDPDLPDPHPARSGRLGRTPAAHQRIIGASAASQHAAAARPFRQVAAMGGGVPVLARWTLPAVPGSVRQARQLTGEVVECLGLPRSVRDNVQLLTSELVTNAVLHGEGPVRIELVIDSAIICRVADGLPTLPRLRNATLDDETGRGLLLLEELTDDWGSERTAEGKVVWFRLDLPPQWPESQR from the coding sequence ATGACCGCGAAAGACCACCGGGCGGACGGGGACCCCGATCTCCCTGACCCGCATCCGGCGAGATCCGGGCGGCTCGGCAGAACACCGGCAGCGCATCAGCGGATCATCGGGGCCTCGGCCGCGTCCCAGCACGCGGCTGCCGCCCGACCCTTTCGCCAGGTCGCGGCCATGGGCGGCGGCGTCCCGGTGCTGGCCCGTTGGACCCTGCCCGCAGTGCCTGGCTCGGTTCGCCAGGCTCGCCAGCTCACGGGTGAGGTCGTCGAATGCCTCGGCTTGCCGCGTAGCGTCCGGGATAACGTCCAGTTGCTCACCAGCGAGCTGGTGACCAACGCGGTGCTGCACGGTGAAGGACCGGTACGGATCGAGCTGGTGATCGACTCCGCGATCATCTGTCGAGTAGCCGACGGCCTTCCGACGCTGCCTCGCTTGCGCAACGCCACCCTGGACGACGAGACCGGCCGCGGTCTGCTCCTGCTGGAGGAGCTGACCGACGACTGGGGCAGCGAACGCACCGCTGAGGGCAAGGTGGTCTGGTTCCGGCTGGATCTCCCCCCACAATGGCCTGAGAGCCAGAGATAA
- a CDS encoding MoaD/ThiS family protein, which yields MAVTVKLHRPTREVSVDGPVKVRELCQQLGLNTESVLVIRGDELVPRDGVLADGDSVEIRPVISGGAA from the coding sequence TTGGCAGTCACAGTGAAGTTGCACCGGCCGACGCGCGAGGTGAGCGTGGACGGGCCGGTCAAGGTCCGTGAGCTGTGCCAGCAGCTCGGCCTGAACACCGAGTCGGTGCTGGTGATCCGCGGAGACGAGCTGGTGCCGCGGGACGGGGTGCTCGCGGACGGCGACTCCGTGGAGATCCGACCGGTGATCTCCGGCGGCGCCGCCTAG
- a CDS encoding ATP-binding protein, whose product MAVNCRRCREAPAVIDIPHHQLSLCAPCFLKHCRDQVQRTIDAHKMLEPGERCLVAVSGGKDSLAVWDILLDLGYPADGVYLGLGIGEYSDASAERARGFAAKRGARLIEVDLATELGFTIPEARGAGRSSCSACGLSKRHLLNRVAVENGYRVLVTGHNLDDEVAVLFGNVMRWDLPYLARQYPTLPEREGFARRVKPLVRLSERETAAYCVIRGIDYIIDECPMAVGNKHLMYKELINALEEKQPGAKYHFFLGFLDRVHPRLEDVGEEDRAGLRPCVRCGSPTIAEVCAFCRLADRSRNKKARRRKRQRVAEEEAPGVPAGPGPSHPEPAGGSRAPHR is encoded by the coding sequence ATGGCAGTGAACTGCCGCCGTTGCCGTGAGGCACCCGCGGTCATCGACATCCCGCACCACCAGCTGTCGCTGTGCGCGCCGTGCTTCCTCAAGCACTGCCGCGACCAGGTGCAGCGCACGATCGACGCGCACAAGATGCTCGAGCCGGGTGAGCGCTGCCTGGTGGCCGTGTCCGGAGGCAAGGACTCGCTGGCCGTCTGGGACATCCTGCTCGACCTCGGCTACCCGGCGGACGGCGTCTACCTCGGACTGGGCATCGGCGAGTACAGCGACGCCTCGGCCGAGCGGGCGCGCGGGTTCGCGGCGAAGCGAGGCGCCCGGCTGATCGAGGTCGACTTGGCCACCGAGCTGGGTTTCACGATCCCGGAGGCACGCGGCGCCGGGCGCAGCTCCTGCTCAGCATGCGGCCTGTCCAAGCGGCACCTGCTCAACCGGGTCGCGGTGGAGAACGGGTACCGGGTGCTGGTCACCGGCCACAACCTGGACGACGAGGTCGCGGTCCTCTTCGGCAACGTGATGCGCTGGGACCTGCCGTACCTGGCGCGCCAGTACCCGACGCTGCCAGAGCGGGAGGGTTTCGCCCGGCGGGTGAAGCCGCTGGTCCGGCTGAGCGAGCGGGAGACCGCCGCCTACTGCGTGATCCGGGGCATCGACTACATCATCGACGAGTGCCCCATGGCGGTCGGCAACAAGCACCTGATGTACAAGGAGCTGATCAACGCCCTGGAGGAGAAGCAGCCGGGCGCGAAGTACCACTTCTTCCTCGGCTTCCTGGACCGGGTGCACCCGCGGCTGGAGGACGTGGGCGAGGAGGACCGGGCGGGCCTGCGGCCCTGCGTGCGCTGCGGCTCCCCCACGATCGCCGAGGTCTGCGCGTTCTGCCGGCTGGCGGACCGCAGCCGCAACAAGAAGGCGCGCCGCAGGAAGCGTCAGCGCGTCGCTGAGGAGGAAGCGCCGGGCGTGCCCGCGGGCCCGGGGCCAAGCCACCCCGAGCCGGCGGGCGGCTCACGGGCCCCGCACCGTTGA
- a CDS encoding DUF5999 family protein, with protein sequence MCQHQPPCPAADVPGREAARVVASHPEQGWSLLCNGVVLFEDTGELLPDGRVIPPHRPRIRQLALGHARISRADGAP encoded by the coding sequence ATGTGCCAGCACCAGCCCCCGTGTCCTGCGGCTGACGTTCCTGGTCGCGAAGCCGCCCGTGTCGTGGCGTCCCACCCCGAGCAGGGCTGGAGCCTGCTTTGCAACGGTGTCGTGCTGTTCGAGGACACCGGCGAGTTGCTTCCCGACGGCCGCGTGATCCCGCCGCACCGCCCGCGGATCCGCCAGCTCGCCCTAGGTCACGCCAGGATATCCCGCGCTGATGGCGCGCCATAG
- a CDS encoding TetR/AcrR family transcriptional regulator produces MNKSGQAGKPRGAPGEDGRRSRWRAHRETRRAAIVDAAIRAIRTRGADVSMEDIAVEAGVTKPILYRHFTDKADLYVAVGRRLAEELLARLAQELEHAREPREHIAAVIDTYLGAIEAEPELYRFLIRRSFADQPAEHDPVADYSTMIANRVARVIGDRLRERGLDSGCAEPWGHGLVGLVQSAGNWWLDRRLMSRAALTEYLTALIWGGFAGALAAAGPAPGPAAVRPLRAAGDRPGEARPGPARWPGPGPRPDRP; encoded by the coding sequence ATGAACAAGTCGGGACAGGCTGGCAAGCCCCGCGGCGCTCCCGGCGAAGACGGCCGCCGCAGCCGGTGGCGGGCCCACCGGGAGACGCGACGGGCCGCGATCGTGGACGCGGCGATCCGGGCCATCCGGACACGAGGCGCCGACGTCTCGATGGAGGACATCGCCGTCGAGGCCGGCGTGACCAAGCCGATCCTGTACCGGCACTTCACGGACAAGGCCGACCTGTACGTGGCCGTCGGCCGGCGGCTCGCTGAGGAGCTGCTGGCCCGGCTCGCCCAGGAGTTGGAGCACGCGCGGGAGCCCCGCGAGCACATCGCGGCGGTCATCGACACCTACCTCGGGGCGATCGAGGCCGAGCCGGAGCTGTACCGGTTCCTGATCCGCCGCTCATTCGCCGACCAGCCCGCCGAGCACGACCCGGTCGCCGACTACAGCACGATGATCGCCAACCGTGTGGCCCGCGTCATCGGCGACCGGCTGCGGGAACGCGGGCTCGATTCCGGCTGCGCCGAGCCCTGGGGACACGGCCTCGTCGGACTGGTCCAGTCCGCGGGGAATTGGTGGCTGGATCGCCGGTTGATGAGCCGCGCCGCGCTGACCGAGTACCTCACCGCGCTCATCTGGGGCGGCTTCGCCGGGGCGCTGGCCGCGGCCGGCCCGGCACCCGGCCCGGCCGCGGTCCGGCCGTTGCGCGCGGCCGGTGACCGGCCGGGTGAGGCGCGCCCCGGGCCTGCCCGGTGGCCAGGACCCGGCCCGCGCCCGGACAGACCCTAG
- a CDS encoding AurF N-oxygenase family protein → MGHGVTDREHVADRLLKASAAHSFDPLVEIDWEAPLLEGVFFLPEHRVSLYGTELWERMSHQQRVDLSRHEVASMASVGIWFELILMQMLVRHVYHLDPTSRHVQYALTEIGDECRHSVMFGRLVEKLGCPAYGPDRHAHLLGRFLKATATGPAMFAAILIAEEILDTLQRETMADENVQPLVRAVSRIHVIEESRHVRYAREELLRQVTRISRPELAVHRLLTARSAHVITTRLIHPGVYAAVGLDPREARAAARANPHHRDTLRWAARRIVRFLDETGLLGGPGVVLWRRAALI, encoded by the coding sequence ATGGGCCACGGTGTCACCGACCGGGAGCACGTCGCCGACCGGCTGCTCAAGGCGTCGGCCGCGCACTCCTTCGATCCGCTGGTCGAGATCGACTGGGAAGCGCCCCTGCTGGAGGGCGTGTTCTTCCTGCCGGAGCACCGAGTGTCGCTGTACGGGACCGAGCTGTGGGAACGCATGAGCCACCAGCAGCGGGTGGATCTGTCCCGGCACGAGGTGGCCAGCATGGCGAGCGTGGGGATCTGGTTCGAGCTGATCCTCATGCAGATGCTGGTCCGGCACGTGTACCACCTCGACCCCACCAGCCGGCACGTGCAGTACGCGCTCACCGAGATCGGCGACGAGTGCCGCCACTCGGTGATGTTCGGCCGCCTGGTCGAGAAGCTCGGCTGCCCCGCGTACGGCCCCGACAGGCACGCGCATCTGCTCGGCCGGTTCCTGAAGGCCACCGCCACCGGCCCGGCCATGTTCGCCGCCATCCTCATCGCCGAGGAGATCCTCGACACCCTCCAGCGGGAGACGATGGCCGACGAGAACGTCCAACCCCTGGTACGCGCCGTGTCGCGGATCCACGTGATCGAGGAGTCGCGCCACGTCCGGTACGCCCGCGAGGAACTGCTGCGCCAGGTCACCCGGATCTCCCGGCCGGAACTGGCGGTGCACCGGCTGCTCACCGCCCGGTCCGCGCACGTGATCACCACCCGGTTGATCCACCCCGGGGTGTACGCGGCCGTCGGGCTCGACCCGCGTGAGGCCAGGGCGGCCGCGCGGGCCAATCCGCACCACCGGGACACGCTGCGCTGGGCTGCGCGCCGGATCGTGCGGTTCCTCGACGAGACCGGGTTGCTAGGCGGCCCGGGCGTGGTGCTTTGGCGACGGGCGGCGCTGATCTGA